A DNA window from Phoenix dactylifera cultivar Barhee BC4 chromosome 13, palm_55x_up_171113_PBpolish2nd_filt_p, whole genome shotgun sequence contains the following coding sequences:
- the LOC120112930 gene encoding uncharacterized protein LOC120112930 has product MDIDLALREDMPPVPTEETTPEEKKLYERWERSNRLSLLLIQNHISRKIRGSIPDCKTAREFLTAVEEQFVSSKKALASTLISRFASLKYNDNGGIREHIMELRDIAAQLKSLEVDMSETFLVHFVLNSLPMEYAPFKISYNTHTEKWTMNQLLAMCFDEEQRIKQERQESVYLTSHKGK; this is encoded by the coding sequence ATGGATATTGATCTGGCACTTCGTGAGGATATGCCACCTGTCCCCACGGAGGAAACTACGCCAGAGGAGAAAAAGTTGTATGAGAGGTGGGAGCGGTCAAACCGCTTAAGTCTTTTACTCATACAAAATCATATCTCCAGAAAGATAAGGGGCTCAATTCCAGATTGCAAAACTGCAAGAGAATTCTTAACAGCAGTAGAAGAGCAATTTGTGAGTTCAAAGAAAGCCCTAGCCAGCACCTTAATATCAAGGTTTGCTTCCTTAAAGTATAATGATAATGGTGGCATACGCGAGCACATTATGGAATTACGTGACATCGCTGCCCAATTAAAATCATTGGAAGTAGATATGTCAGAAACTTTTCTTGTACACTTTGTCCTTAATTCTCTGCCTATGGAGTATGCACCATTTAAGATCTCATACAACACACATACAGAAAAATGGACTATGAATCAACTTCTAGCCATGTGTTTTGATGAGGAGCAGAGAATAAAACAAGAGAGGCAAGAGAGTGTTTATCTCACCTCTCATAAGGGAAAATGA